The Mus musculus strain C57BL/6J chromosome 2, GRCm38.p6 C57BL/6J genome has a window encoding:
- the Bahd1 gene encoding bromo adjacent homology domain-containing 1 protein isoform X4 → MTHTRRKSLPMLSSGPTGRGEPLQMEDSNMEQGTEDVEPGMPESPGHLTGRRKNYPLRKRSLVPEKPKACKVLLTRLENVAGPRSADEADELPPDLPKPPSPTSSSEDAGLVQPRKRRLASLNAEALNNLLLEREETSSLAGARRSRGGDPHRSRDRATGSWSFSKKRPRLGDLGEGSRDLSPELAPDEGARRDGDPAPKRLASLNAAAFLKLSQERELPLRPSRAQAEADGRSTEPLAPRILRPKVNGKNCPKARQGAGSGEATGPPNWQEQPNERWPSAPPHGPPTQPSHQAPGKALENPLRPNLPLLMGGQAALKPEPGRPGEESPAPKQELHQPSFPAPQLSPLPMPGNPADYSGPCGGPELTALGSFYLYCGQDGLQCGAYSPCPMLPEGKLSPVAAPNEGLLMAPSSVPSGVPFQHPPWSAPRYCSSEDTGANGYSICGVLPLSLTHIGTTCGGCPYKMPFTAEGCRSLGQLEFPLPEAGHPASPAHPLLGCPVPSVPPAAEPIPHLQTPISEPQTVARACPQSAKPPSGSKSGLRTGSSCRHAVRSKAARRPSHPKQPRAQRPRPRRRRRRRTNGWVPVGAACEKAVYVLDEPEPAIRKSYQAVERHGETIRVRDTVLLKSGPRKTSTPYVAKISALWENPESGELMMSLLWYYRPEHLQGGRSPSMHEPLQNEVFASRHQDQNSVACIEEKCYVLTFAEYCRFCAMAKRRGEGLPSRKTALVPPSADYSTPPHRTVPEDTDPELVFLCRHVYDFRHGRILKNPQ, encoded by the exons ATGACACACACTCGGAGGAAGTCCCTTCCTATGCTAAGTTCCGGCCCCACTGGCCGAGGGGAACCCCTGCAGATGGAAGACAGCAATATGGAGCAGGGGACTGAAGACGTGGAGCCGGGCATGCCTGAGAGCCCTGGGCACCTTACGGGGCGCCGCAAGAACTACCCATTGCGCAAACGTTCACTGGTTCCCGAGAAGCCCAAAGCCTGCAAAGTGCTGCTGACTCGCCTGGAAAACGTGGCTGGCCCGCGAAGCGCAGATGAGGCAGATGAGCTGCCCCCTGACCTGCCCAAGCCCCCGAGTCCGACCTCGTCCAGTGAGGATGCTGGTCTCGTGCAGCCCCGCAAGCGGCGCCTCGCCTCCCTTAATGCAGAGGCCCTTAATAATCTGCTACTGGAGAGGGAGGAGACCAGCAGCCTGGCAGGTGCCCGCCGAAGCAGAGGCGGGGACCCTCACCGTAGCCGGGACCGGGCCACGGGGTCCTGGTCTTTCTCCAAGAAGCGACCTAGGCTGGGTGATCTTGGAGAAGGAAGTAGGGACCTGTCCCCAGAGCTAGCCCCAGATGAAGGTGCCCGTCGAGATGGAGACCCGGCTCCCAAGAGACTGGCTAGCTTAAACGCCGCTGCCTTCTTAAAACTCAGCCAGGAGCGGGAGCTACCTCTTCGACCTTCTCGtgctcaagcagaagcagatgggcGCTCCACCGAGCCCCTGGCACCCAGGATCCTGCGGCCAAAGGTCAACGGCAAGAACTGTCCCAAGGCTCGGCAAGGAGCTGGCTCTGGGGAGGCTACAGGGCCTCCCAACTGGCAAGAGCAGCCCAATGAGCGTTGGCCGTCTGCTCCTCCTCATGGGCCACCCAcccagccatctcaccaggccccagGCAAGGCTCTGGAGAACCCGTTGCGCCCCAACCTGCCTCTGCTGATGGGTGGGCAGGCAGCCCTGAAGCCAGAGCCTGGGCGTCCAGGAGAGGAGTCACCTGCCCCCAAGCAGGAACTGCATCAGCCCTCCTTCCCTGCGCCTCAGCTGTCTCCGCTGCCGATGCCTGGCAACCCAGCCGACTACAGTGGTCCATGTGGTGGGCCTGAGCTCACAGCGCTGGGCAGCTTCTACCTGTACTGTGGCCAAGATGGGCTGCAATGTGGGGCTTACTCCCCttgccccatgctcccagaaggCAAGCTGTCTCCGGTGGCAGCCCCCAATGAGGGGCTGCTCATGGCCCCCAGCTCAGTGCCCTCTGGCGTCCCTTTCCAGCACCCTCCTTGGAGCGCACCTCGCTACTGCTCCAGTGAGGACACTGGAGCGAATGGCTACAGCATCTGTGGAGTgttgcctctgtctctcacacacattgGCACTACCTGTGGTGGCTGCCCCTACAAAATGCCTTTTACCGCAG AAGGCTGCAGGTCGCTCGGCCAATTGGAatttcctctcccagaagctggcCACCCAGCCTCACCTGCTCACCCCCTCCTGGGATGCCCTGTGCCCAGTGTGCCACCTGCTGCAGAGCCTATCCCCCATCTTCAGACGCCCATCTCGGAGCCCCAGACAGTAGCCCGGGCGTGCCCTCAGAGCGCCAAGCCTCCGAGTGGCTCCAAGTCAGGTCTGCGCACAGGCTCCAGCTGCCGGCACGCTGTGAGGAGCAAGGCTGCCCGCAGGCCCAGCCACCCCAAGCAGCCGCGTGCCCAGCGCCCACGTCCTCGCCGCCGCCGGCGCCGCCGCACTAATGGCTGGGTGCCTGTAGGTGCTGCCTGTGAGAAGGCAGTGTATGTCCTG GATGAGCCAGAACCTGCCATCCGAAAGAGTTACCAGGCAGTCGAGCGACATGGAGAGACAATCCGGGTCCGAGACACTGTCCTCCTCAAGTCAGGCCCAAGAAAGACGTCTACACCTTATGTGGCCAAGATCTCTGCCCTCTGGGAGAACCCTGAGTCAG GAGAGCTGATGATGAGCCTCCTGTGGTATTACAGGCCTGAGCACTTACAGGGAGGTCGCAGCCCCAGCATGCATGAG CCTTTGCAGAATGAAGTTTTTGCATCAAGACATCAGGACCAGAACAGTGTGGCCTGCATTGAAGAGAAGTGCTATGTGCTAACCTTTGCTGAGTACTGCAG
- the Bahd1 gene encoding bromo adjacent homology domain-containing 1 protein isoform X5, with protein MTHTRRKSLPMLSSGPTGRGEPLQMEDSNMEQGTEDVEPGMPESPGHLTGRRKNYPLRKRSLVPEKPKACKVLLTRLENVAGPRSADEADELPPDLPKPPSPTSSSEDAGLVQPRKRRLASLNAEALNNLLLEREETSSLAGARRSRGGDPHRSRDRATGSWSFSKKRPRLGDLGEGSRDLSPELAPDEGARRDGDPAPKRLASLNAAAFLKLSQERELPLRPSRAQAEADGRSTEPLAPRILRPKVNGKNCPKARQGAGSGEATGPPNWQEQPNERWPSAPPHGPPTQPSHQAPGKALENPLRPNLPLLMGGQAALKPEPGRPGEESPAPKQELHQPSFPAPQLSPLPMPGNPADYSGPCGGPELTALGSFYLYCGQDGLQCGAYSPCPMLPEGKLSPVAAPNEGLLMAPSSVPSGVPFQHPPWSAPRYCSSEDTGANGYSICGVLPLSLTHIGTTCGGCPYKMPFTAEGCRSLGQLEFPLPEAGHPASPAHPLLGCPVPSVPPAAEPIPHLQTPISEPQTVARACPQSAKPPSGSKSGLRTGSSCRHAVRSKAARRPSHPKQPRAQRPRPRRRRRRRTNGWVPVGAACEKAVYVLDEPEPAIRKSYQAVERHGETIRVRDTVLLKSGPRKTSTPYVAKISALWENPESGELMMSLLWYYRPEHLQGGRSPSMHENEVFASRHQDQNSVACIEEKCYVLTFAEYCRFCAMAKRRGEGLPSRKTALVPPSADYSTPPHRTVPEDTDPELVFLCRHVYDFRHGRILKNPQ; from the exons ATGACACACACTCGGAGGAAGTCCCTTCCTATGCTAAGTTCCGGCCCCACTGGCCGAGGGGAACCCCTGCAGATGGAAGACAGCAATATGGAGCAGGGGACTGAAGACGTGGAGCCGGGCATGCCTGAGAGCCCTGGGCACCTTACGGGGCGCCGCAAGAACTACCCATTGCGCAAACGTTCACTGGTTCCCGAGAAGCCCAAAGCCTGCAAAGTGCTGCTGACTCGCCTGGAAAACGTGGCTGGCCCGCGAAGCGCAGATGAGGCAGATGAGCTGCCCCCTGACCTGCCCAAGCCCCCGAGTCCGACCTCGTCCAGTGAGGATGCTGGTCTCGTGCAGCCCCGCAAGCGGCGCCTCGCCTCCCTTAATGCAGAGGCCCTTAATAATCTGCTACTGGAGAGGGAGGAGACCAGCAGCCTGGCAGGTGCCCGCCGAAGCAGAGGCGGGGACCCTCACCGTAGCCGGGACCGGGCCACGGGGTCCTGGTCTTTCTCCAAGAAGCGACCTAGGCTGGGTGATCTTGGAGAAGGAAGTAGGGACCTGTCCCCAGAGCTAGCCCCAGATGAAGGTGCCCGTCGAGATGGAGACCCGGCTCCCAAGAGACTGGCTAGCTTAAACGCCGCTGCCTTCTTAAAACTCAGCCAGGAGCGGGAGCTACCTCTTCGACCTTCTCGtgctcaagcagaagcagatgggcGCTCCACCGAGCCCCTGGCACCCAGGATCCTGCGGCCAAAGGTCAACGGCAAGAACTGTCCCAAGGCTCGGCAAGGAGCTGGCTCTGGGGAGGCTACAGGGCCTCCCAACTGGCAAGAGCAGCCCAATGAGCGTTGGCCGTCTGCTCCTCCTCATGGGCCACCCAcccagccatctcaccaggccccagGCAAGGCTCTGGAGAACCCGTTGCGCCCCAACCTGCCTCTGCTGATGGGTGGGCAGGCAGCCCTGAAGCCAGAGCCTGGGCGTCCAGGAGAGGAGTCACCTGCCCCCAAGCAGGAACTGCATCAGCCCTCCTTCCCTGCGCCTCAGCTGTCTCCGCTGCCGATGCCTGGCAACCCAGCCGACTACAGTGGTCCATGTGGTGGGCCTGAGCTCACAGCGCTGGGCAGCTTCTACCTGTACTGTGGCCAAGATGGGCTGCAATGTGGGGCTTACTCCCCttgccccatgctcccagaaggCAAGCTGTCTCCGGTGGCAGCCCCCAATGAGGGGCTGCTCATGGCCCCCAGCTCAGTGCCCTCTGGCGTCCCTTTCCAGCACCCTCCTTGGAGCGCACCTCGCTACTGCTCCAGTGAGGACACTGGAGCGAATGGCTACAGCATCTGTGGAGTgttgcctctgtctctcacacacattgGCACTACCTGTGGTGGCTGCCCCTACAAAATGCCTTTTACCGCAG AAGGCTGCAGGTCGCTCGGCCAATTGGAatttcctctcccagaagctggcCACCCAGCCTCACCTGCTCACCCCCTCCTGGGATGCCCTGTGCCCAGTGTGCCACCTGCTGCAGAGCCTATCCCCCATCTTCAGACGCCCATCTCGGAGCCCCAGACAGTAGCCCGGGCGTGCCCTCAGAGCGCCAAGCCTCCGAGTGGCTCCAAGTCAGGTCTGCGCACAGGCTCCAGCTGCCGGCACGCTGTGAGGAGCAAGGCTGCCCGCAGGCCCAGCCACCCCAAGCAGCCGCGTGCCCAGCGCCCACGTCCTCGCCGCCGCCGGCGCCGCCGCACTAATGGCTGGGTGCCTGTAGGTGCTGCCTGTGAGAAGGCAGTGTATGTCCTG GATGAGCCAGAACCTGCCATCCGAAAGAGTTACCAGGCAGTCGAGCGACATGGAGAGACAATCCGGGTCCGAGACACTGTCCTCCTCAAGTCAGGCCCAAGAAAGACGTCTACACCTTATGTGGCCAAGATCTCTGCCCTCTGGGAGAACCCTGAGTCAG GAGAGCTGATGATGAGCCTCCTGTGGTATTACAGGCCTGAGCACTTACAGGGAGGTCGCAGCCCCAGCATGCATGAG AATGAAGTTTTTGCATCAAGACATCAGGACCAGAACAGTGTGGCCTGCATTGAAGAGAAGTGCTATGTGCTAACCTTTGCTGAGTACTGCAG
- the Bahd1 gene encoding bromo adjacent homology domain-containing 1 protein isoform X1, translating to MGKLAWRDSMTHTRRKSLPMLSSGPTGRGEPLQMEDSNMEQGTEDVEPGMPESPGHLTGRRKNYPLRKRSLVPEKPKACKVLLTRLENVAGPRSADEADELPPDLPKPPSPTSSSEDAGLVQPRKRRLASLNAEALNNLLLEREETSSLAGARRSRGGDPHRSRDRATGSWSFSKKRPRLGDLGEGSRDLSPELAPDEGARRDGDPAPKRLASLNAAAFLKLSQERELPLRPSRAQAEADGRSTEPLAPRILRPKVNGKNCPKARQGAGSGEATGPPNWQEQPNERWPSAPPHGPPTQPSHQAPGKALENPLRPNLPLLMGGQAALKPEPGRPGEESPAPKQELHQPSFPAPQLSPLPMPGNPADYSGPCGGPELTALGSFYLYCGQDGLQCGAYSPCPMLPEGKLSPVAAPNEGLLMAPSSVPSGVPFQHPPWSAPRYCSSEDTGANGYSICGVLPLSLTHIGTTCGGCPYKMPFTAEGCRSLGQLEFPLPEAGHPASPAHPLLGCPVPSVPPAAEPIPHLQTPISEPQTVARACPQSAKPPSGSKSGLRTGSSCRHAVRSKAARRPSHPKQPRAQRPRPRRRRRRRTNGWVPVGAACEKAVYVLDEPEPAIRKSYQAVERHGETIRVRDTVLLKSGPRKTSTPYVAKISALWENPESGELMMSLLWYYRPEHLQGGRSPSMHEPLQNEVFASRHQDQNSVACIEEKCYVLTFAEYCRFCAMAKRRGEGLPSRKTALVPPSADYSTPPHRTVPEDTDPELVFLCRHVYDFRHGRILKNPQ from the exons CTTGGAGGGATTCCATGACACACACTCGGAGGAAGTCCCTTCCTATGCTAAGTTCCGGCCCCACTGGCCGAGGGGAACCCCTGCAGATGGAAGACAGCAATATGGAGCAGGGGACTGAAGACGTGGAGCCGGGCATGCCTGAGAGCCCTGGGCACCTTACGGGGCGCCGCAAGAACTACCCATTGCGCAAACGTTCACTGGTTCCCGAGAAGCCCAAAGCCTGCAAAGTGCTGCTGACTCGCCTGGAAAACGTGGCTGGCCCGCGAAGCGCAGATGAGGCAGATGAGCTGCCCCCTGACCTGCCCAAGCCCCCGAGTCCGACCTCGTCCAGTGAGGATGCTGGTCTCGTGCAGCCCCGCAAGCGGCGCCTCGCCTCCCTTAATGCAGAGGCCCTTAATAATCTGCTACTGGAGAGGGAGGAGACCAGCAGCCTGGCAGGTGCCCGCCGAAGCAGAGGCGGGGACCCTCACCGTAGCCGGGACCGGGCCACGGGGTCCTGGTCTTTCTCCAAGAAGCGACCTAGGCTGGGTGATCTTGGAGAAGGAAGTAGGGACCTGTCCCCAGAGCTAGCCCCAGATGAAGGTGCCCGTCGAGATGGAGACCCGGCTCCCAAGAGACTGGCTAGCTTAAACGCCGCTGCCTTCTTAAAACTCAGCCAGGAGCGGGAGCTACCTCTTCGACCTTCTCGtgctcaagcagaagcagatgggcGCTCCACCGAGCCCCTGGCACCCAGGATCCTGCGGCCAAAGGTCAACGGCAAGAACTGTCCCAAGGCTCGGCAAGGAGCTGGCTCTGGGGAGGCTACAGGGCCTCCCAACTGGCAAGAGCAGCCCAATGAGCGTTGGCCGTCTGCTCCTCCTCATGGGCCACCCAcccagccatctcaccaggccccagGCAAGGCTCTGGAGAACCCGTTGCGCCCCAACCTGCCTCTGCTGATGGGTGGGCAGGCAGCCCTGAAGCCAGAGCCTGGGCGTCCAGGAGAGGAGTCACCTGCCCCCAAGCAGGAACTGCATCAGCCCTCCTTCCCTGCGCCTCAGCTGTCTCCGCTGCCGATGCCTGGCAACCCAGCCGACTACAGTGGTCCATGTGGTGGGCCTGAGCTCACAGCGCTGGGCAGCTTCTACCTGTACTGTGGCCAAGATGGGCTGCAATGTGGGGCTTACTCCCCttgccccatgctcccagaaggCAAGCTGTCTCCGGTGGCAGCCCCCAATGAGGGGCTGCTCATGGCCCCCAGCTCAGTGCCCTCTGGCGTCCCTTTCCAGCACCCTCCTTGGAGCGCACCTCGCTACTGCTCCAGTGAGGACACTGGAGCGAATGGCTACAGCATCTGTGGAGTgttgcctctgtctctcacacacattgGCACTACCTGTGGTGGCTGCCCCTACAAAATGCCTTTTACCGCAG AAGGCTGCAGGTCGCTCGGCCAATTGGAatttcctctcccagaagctggcCACCCAGCCTCACCTGCTCACCCCCTCCTGGGATGCCCTGTGCCCAGTGTGCCACCTGCTGCAGAGCCTATCCCCCATCTTCAGACGCCCATCTCGGAGCCCCAGACAGTAGCCCGGGCGTGCCCTCAGAGCGCCAAGCCTCCGAGTGGCTCCAAGTCAGGTCTGCGCACAGGCTCCAGCTGCCGGCACGCTGTGAGGAGCAAGGCTGCCCGCAGGCCCAGCCACCCCAAGCAGCCGCGTGCCCAGCGCCCACGTCCTCGCCGCCGCCGGCGCCGCCGCACTAATGGCTGGGTGCCTGTAGGTGCTGCCTGTGAGAAGGCAGTGTATGTCCTG GATGAGCCAGAACCTGCCATCCGAAAGAGTTACCAGGCAGTCGAGCGACATGGAGAGACAATCCGGGTCCGAGACACTGTCCTCCTCAAGTCAGGCCCAAGAAAGACGTCTACACCTTATGTGGCCAAGATCTCTGCCCTCTGGGAGAACCCTGAGTCAG GAGAGCTGATGATGAGCCTCCTGTGGTATTACAGGCCTGAGCACTTACAGGGAGGTCGCAGCCCCAGCATGCATGAG CCTTTGCAGAATGAAGTTTTTGCATCAAGACATCAGGACCAGAACAGTGTGGCCTGCATTGAAGAGAAGTGCTATGTGCTAACCTTTGCTGAGTACTGCAG
- the Bahd1 gene encoding bromo adjacent homology domain-containing 1 protein isoform X3, giving the protein MGKLAWRDSMTHTRRKSLPMLSSGPTGRGEPLQMEDSNMEQGTEDVEPGMPESPGHLTGRRKNYPLRKRSLVPEKPKACKVLLTRLENVAGPRSADEADELPPDLPKPPSPTSSSEDAGLVQPRKRRLASLNAEALNNLLLEREETSSLAGARRSRGGDPHRSRDRATGSWSFSKKRPRLGDLGEGSRDLSPELAPDEGARRDGDPAPKRLASLNAAAFLKLSQERELPLRPSRAQAEADGRSTEPLAPRILRPKVNGKNCPKARQGAGSGEATGPPNWQEQPNERWPSAPPHGPPTQPSHQAPGKALENPLRPNLPLLMGGQAALKPEPGRPGEESPAPKQELHQPSFPAPQLSPLPMPGNPADYSGPCGGPELTALGSFYLYCGQDGLQCGAYSPCPMLPEGKLSPVAAPNEGLLMAPSSVPSGVPFQHPPWSAPRYCSSEDTGANGYSICGVLPLSLTHIGTTCGGCPYKMPFTAEGCRSLGQLEFPLPEAGHPASPAHPLLGCPVPSVPPAAEPIPHLQTPISEPQTVARACPQSAKPPSGSKSGLRTGSSCRHAVRSKAARRPSHPKQPRAQRPRPRRRRRRRTNGWVPVGAACEKAVYVLDEPEPAIRKSYQAVERHGETIRVRDTVLLKSGPRKTSTPYVAKISALWENPESGELMMSLLWYYRPEHLQGGRSPSMHENEVFASRHQDQNSVACIEEKCYVLTFAEYCRFCAMAKRRGEGLPSRKTALVPPSADYSTPPHRTVPEDTDPELVFLCRHVYDFRHGRILKNPQ; this is encoded by the exons CTTGGAGGGATTCCATGACACACACTCGGAGGAAGTCCCTTCCTATGCTAAGTTCCGGCCCCACTGGCCGAGGGGAACCCCTGCAGATGGAAGACAGCAATATGGAGCAGGGGACTGAAGACGTGGAGCCGGGCATGCCTGAGAGCCCTGGGCACCTTACGGGGCGCCGCAAGAACTACCCATTGCGCAAACGTTCACTGGTTCCCGAGAAGCCCAAAGCCTGCAAAGTGCTGCTGACTCGCCTGGAAAACGTGGCTGGCCCGCGAAGCGCAGATGAGGCAGATGAGCTGCCCCCTGACCTGCCCAAGCCCCCGAGTCCGACCTCGTCCAGTGAGGATGCTGGTCTCGTGCAGCCCCGCAAGCGGCGCCTCGCCTCCCTTAATGCAGAGGCCCTTAATAATCTGCTACTGGAGAGGGAGGAGACCAGCAGCCTGGCAGGTGCCCGCCGAAGCAGAGGCGGGGACCCTCACCGTAGCCGGGACCGGGCCACGGGGTCCTGGTCTTTCTCCAAGAAGCGACCTAGGCTGGGTGATCTTGGAGAAGGAAGTAGGGACCTGTCCCCAGAGCTAGCCCCAGATGAAGGTGCCCGTCGAGATGGAGACCCGGCTCCCAAGAGACTGGCTAGCTTAAACGCCGCTGCCTTCTTAAAACTCAGCCAGGAGCGGGAGCTACCTCTTCGACCTTCTCGtgctcaagcagaagcagatgggcGCTCCACCGAGCCCCTGGCACCCAGGATCCTGCGGCCAAAGGTCAACGGCAAGAACTGTCCCAAGGCTCGGCAAGGAGCTGGCTCTGGGGAGGCTACAGGGCCTCCCAACTGGCAAGAGCAGCCCAATGAGCGTTGGCCGTCTGCTCCTCCTCATGGGCCACCCAcccagccatctcaccaggccccagGCAAGGCTCTGGAGAACCCGTTGCGCCCCAACCTGCCTCTGCTGATGGGTGGGCAGGCAGCCCTGAAGCCAGAGCCTGGGCGTCCAGGAGAGGAGTCACCTGCCCCCAAGCAGGAACTGCATCAGCCCTCCTTCCCTGCGCCTCAGCTGTCTCCGCTGCCGATGCCTGGCAACCCAGCCGACTACAGTGGTCCATGTGGTGGGCCTGAGCTCACAGCGCTGGGCAGCTTCTACCTGTACTGTGGCCAAGATGGGCTGCAATGTGGGGCTTACTCCCCttgccccatgctcccagaaggCAAGCTGTCTCCGGTGGCAGCCCCCAATGAGGGGCTGCTCATGGCCCCCAGCTCAGTGCCCTCTGGCGTCCCTTTCCAGCACCCTCCTTGGAGCGCACCTCGCTACTGCTCCAGTGAGGACACTGGAGCGAATGGCTACAGCATCTGTGGAGTgttgcctctgtctctcacacacattgGCACTACCTGTGGTGGCTGCCCCTACAAAATGCCTTTTACCGCAG AAGGCTGCAGGTCGCTCGGCCAATTGGAatttcctctcccagaagctggcCACCCAGCCTCACCTGCTCACCCCCTCCTGGGATGCCCTGTGCCCAGTGTGCCACCTGCTGCAGAGCCTATCCCCCATCTTCAGACGCCCATCTCGGAGCCCCAGACAGTAGCCCGGGCGTGCCCTCAGAGCGCCAAGCCTCCGAGTGGCTCCAAGTCAGGTCTGCGCACAGGCTCCAGCTGCCGGCACGCTGTGAGGAGCAAGGCTGCCCGCAGGCCCAGCCACCCCAAGCAGCCGCGTGCCCAGCGCCCACGTCCTCGCCGCCGCCGGCGCCGCCGCACTAATGGCTGGGTGCCTGTAGGTGCTGCCTGTGAGAAGGCAGTGTATGTCCTG GATGAGCCAGAACCTGCCATCCGAAAGAGTTACCAGGCAGTCGAGCGACATGGAGAGACAATCCGGGTCCGAGACACTGTCCTCCTCAAGTCAGGCCCAAGAAAGACGTCTACACCTTATGTGGCCAAGATCTCTGCCCTCTGGGAGAACCCTGAGTCAG GAGAGCTGATGATGAGCCTCCTGTGGTATTACAGGCCTGAGCACTTACAGGGAGGTCGCAGCCCCAGCATGCATGAG AATGAAGTTTTTGCATCAAGACATCAGGACCAGAACAGTGTGGCCTGCATTGAAGAGAAGTGCTATGTGCTAACCTTTGCTGAGTACTGCAG
- the Bahd1 gene encoding bromo adjacent homology domain-containing 1 protein isoform X2 has translation MGKLAWRDSMTHTRRKSLPMLSSGPTGRGEPLQMEDSNMEQGTEDVEPGMPESPGHLTGRRKNYPLRKRSLVPEKPKACKVLLTRLENVAGPRSADEADELPPDLPKPPSPTSSSEDAGLVQPRKRRLASLNAEALNNLLLEREETSSLAGARRSRGGDPHRSRDRATGSWSFSKKRPRLGDLGEGSRDLSPELAPDEGARRDGDPAPKRLASLNAAAFLKLSQERELPLRPSRAQAEADGRSTEPLAPRILRPKVNGKNCPKARQGAGSGEATGPPNWQEQPNERWPSAPPHGPPTQPSHQAPGKALENPLRPNLPLLMGGQAALKPEPGRPGEESPAPKQELHQPSFPAPQLSPLPMPGNPADYSGPCGGPELTALGSFYLYCGQDGLQCGAYSPCPMLPEGKLSPVAAPNEGLLMAPSSVPSGVPFQHPPWSAPRYCSSEDTGANGYSICGVLPLSLTHIGTTCGGCPYKMPFTAGCRSLGQLEFPLPEAGHPASPAHPLLGCPVPSVPPAAEPIPHLQTPISEPQTVARACPQSAKPPSGSKSGLRTGSSCRHAVRSKAARRPSHPKQPRAQRPRPRRRRRRRTNGWVPVGAACEKAVYVLDEPEPAIRKSYQAVERHGETIRVRDTVLLKSGPRKTSTPYVAKISALWENPESGELMMSLLWYYRPEHLQGGRSPSMHEPLQNEVFASRHQDQNSVACIEEKCYVLTFAEYCRFCAMAKRRGEGLPSRKTALVPPSADYSTPPHRTVPEDTDPELVFLCRHVYDFRHGRILKNPQ, from the exons CTTGGAGGGATTCCATGACACACACTCGGAGGAAGTCCCTTCCTATGCTAAGTTCCGGCCCCACTGGCCGAGGGGAACCCCTGCAGATGGAAGACAGCAATATGGAGCAGGGGACTGAAGACGTGGAGCCGGGCATGCCTGAGAGCCCTGGGCACCTTACGGGGCGCCGCAAGAACTACCCATTGCGCAAACGTTCACTGGTTCCCGAGAAGCCCAAAGCCTGCAAAGTGCTGCTGACTCGCCTGGAAAACGTGGCTGGCCCGCGAAGCGCAGATGAGGCAGATGAGCTGCCCCCTGACCTGCCCAAGCCCCCGAGTCCGACCTCGTCCAGTGAGGATGCTGGTCTCGTGCAGCCCCGCAAGCGGCGCCTCGCCTCCCTTAATGCAGAGGCCCTTAATAATCTGCTACTGGAGAGGGAGGAGACCAGCAGCCTGGCAGGTGCCCGCCGAAGCAGAGGCGGGGACCCTCACCGTAGCCGGGACCGGGCCACGGGGTCCTGGTCTTTCTCCAAGAAGCGACCTAGGCTGGGTGATCTTGGAGAAGGAAGTAGGGACCTGTCCCCAGAGCTAGCCCCAGATGAAGGTGCCCGTCGAGATGGAGACCCGGCTCCCAAGAGACTGGCTAGCTTAAACGCCGCTGCCTTCTTAAAACTCAGCCAGGAGCGGGAGCTACCTCTTCGACCTTCTCGtgctcaagcagaagcagatgggcGCTCCACCGAGCCCCTGGCACCCAGGATCCTGCGGCCAAAGGTCAACGGCAAGAACTGTCCCAAGGCTCGGCAAGGAGCTGGCTCTGGGGAGGCTACAGGGCCTCCCAACTGGCAAGAGCAGCCCAATGAGCGTTGGCCGTCTGCTCCTCCTCATGGGCCACCCAcccagccatctcaccaggccccagGCAAGGCTCTGGAGAACCCGTTGCGCCCCAACCTGCCTCTGCTGATGGGTGGGCAGGCAGCCCTGAAGCCAGAGCCTGGGCGTCCAGGAGAGGAGTCACCTGCCCCCAAGCAGGAACTGCATCAGCCCTCCTTCCCTGCGCCTCAGCTGTCTCCGCTGCCGATGCCTGGCAACCCAGCCGACTACAGTGGTCCATGTGGTGGGCCTGAGCTCACAGCGCTGGGCAGCTTCTACCTGTACTGTGGCCAAGATGGGCTGCAATGTGGGGCTTACTCCCCttgccccatgctcccagaaggCAAGCTGTCTCCGGTGGCAGCCCCCAATGAGGGGCTGCTCATGGCCCCCAGCTCAGTGCCCTCTGGCGTCCCTTTCCAGCACCCTCCTTGGAGCGCACCTCGCTACTGCTCCAGTGAGGACACTGGAGCGAATGGCTACAGCATCTGTGGAGTgttgcctctgtctctcacacacattgGCACTACCTGTGGTGGCTGCCCCTACAAAATGCCTTTTACCGCAG GCTGCAGGTCGCTCGGCCAATTGGAatttcctctcccagaagctggcCACCCAGCCTCACCTGCTCACCCCCTCCTGGGATGCCCTGTGCCCAGTGTGCCACCTGCTGCAGAGCCTATCCCCCATCTTCAGACGCCCATCTCGGAGCCCCAGACAGTAGCCCGGGCGTGCCCTCAGAGCGCCAAGCCTCCGAGTGGCTCCAAGTCAGGTCTGCGCACAGGCTCCAGCTGCCGGCACGCTGTGAGGAGCAAGGCTGCCCGCAGGCCCAGCCACCCCAAGCAGCCGCGTGCCCAGCGCCCACGTCCTCGCCGCCGCCGGCGCCGCCGCACTAATGGCTGGGTGCCTGTAGGTGCTGCCTGTGAGAAGGCAGTGTATGTCCTG GATGAGCCAGAACCTGCCATCCGAAAGAGTTACCAGGCAGTCGAGCGACATGGAGAGACAATCCGGGTCCGAGACACTGTCCTCCTCAAGTCAGGCCCAAGAAAGACGTCTACACCTTATGTGGCCAAGATCTCTGCCCTCTGGGAGAACCCTGAGTCAG GAGAGCTGATGATGAGCCTCCTGTGGTATTACAGGCCTGAGCACTTACAGGGAGGTCGCAGCCCCAGCATGCATGAG CCTTTGCAGAATGAAGTTTTTGCATCAAGACATCAGGACCAGAACAGTGTGGCCTGCATTGAAGAGAAGTGCTATGTGCTAACCTTTGCTGAGTACTGCAG